The Deltaproteobacteria bacterium genomic interval CGACCTCGGCAAAGACGTCCCGGTGTGCCCGAAGTGCGAGGCCGATCAGCGCGACCGCCCGCCGGTCGTCGCGGAGGCATCCACGGCGCCTTCGCAACCGAAGCGCCCCTCGATGGCGCCGATGTCGCGCTTCCTCGACGACGACGAGGTCGCAGCGCCGGAGCCCGATGAGTTCGGCGTCGCTCCGGATACCGACGCCGAAGAGCCCGCGGAAGCGGCCGAGATCGACATCGAGTCGCTCGAAGAGCCGGCGGGGCTCGGCGAAGGCGGCGACTTCAGCGCAGAGGTCGAAGAGGAGTAGTCGCGAGGAACTCGCGCAGGCGCGCCGCGTCCGGCAGCCCGCCCTGTGCGCCGAGCGCGAGGCACGCGCAGGCAGCCAGCGCGTGCGCCGTTCGCAGCATCTCCTCGCCAGCGAGGCCGCTGAGCAGCGCATGCGCGACGCCGGCGTGAAACGCATCGCCCGCGCCCGTGGTGTCGACTGCCGCGATCTCGAACGCGGGCGTCTCCACGACTTCCCCGCGCAGCCAGGCGACGGCGCCCGCGCTCCCGCGCGTGACGACAGGGAGGCGCGCGCCGCCTCGGGCGAGCTCGCGCACCGCCCGCTCGGGAGAGCCGAACAGCCCCTGCGCGAGCCCTTCCGAGATCACGGGATGTGAGGCCTGCACGAGCAGCGCCTCGATCCCGGGCGCCGGCGTGTCCGCATCGAGGACGCACGGGATCTCTGCCTCGCGCGCGAGCGCGGCGACGCGGAGCGCGAGTGAGAGATCGCCGGCGTCGAGCAGCACGACGCGCGAGGCGGCGACCTCCTCCCGCGCGACGGCGTCCTGCGGAAGCGAGAGCTTCGCGTCGCGCTCCCACAGCACGGTGCGCTCGCCCCGCGCATCGACCCAGATCCACGCGCCTTGGGTGCGCGCGCCCGCAACGCGGTGCACCCGCGATACGTCGACGCGCGCCGCGCGCAGCGGTGCGAGCACGATCTCTGCAGCCGCGTCGTCGCCCGTGCTGCTCACGAGCGCGGCGCTGTGACCGAGCCGCGCGCACGCGAGCGTCGCCGTCGCGATCTGGCCGCCGGGCAGCGCCACGCGCTCGCGCATGCGCGCCTTCTCGCCGCGCGCTGGCGACTCGTCGACGCGCGCGACCTCGTCGAGCGCGCACTGCCCGACGCCGAGCACGTCCCAGCGCTTCGCGCCCCGCGCGCTCAATACAGCGCCTGATAAATCCGGTAGCTGCGCAGCACGCGCTTCACGTAGCTGCGCGTTTGGTCGTACGCGATCGCCTCGATCCAGGCATCTTGCTCGAGGTGCCCGAGCTGCGACCGCCAGCGCTCGACCGCCTCGGGCCCCGCGTTGTACGACGCGATCGCCGCGGAGGCGTTGCCGCCGAAGCGCGCGAGCAGCTCCGCGAGATAGGCCGCGGCGAGCTCCAGGTTGCGAGCCGGCACGAACAGCTCGTCGGGATCGAAGCTCGCGCTGCCGAGGCGCGCGGCGAGCTTGCGCCCGGTGTCGGGCATGATCTGCACGAGTCCGCGCGCGCCCACGACCGAGAGCGCCTTCGGATCGAAGCCCGACTCTTCGCGCATCACCGCAAACAACAACTCGGGCGGGATTCCCGCAGCGGCTGCCGCGCGCTCGACGTCGGCGGGGAACGCGCGTGGATACGCCGCCCACCACAGATCCGCCTCGCCCGATGGCGGGCCGGCTGCGAGCTCGAGTCCGTAGGCGTCGAGCACGACGCGCTGCGCCGCGCCGAACTCGCCGGCGTCCTGCAGCAGCGACGCGAGCGCGAGGCGGTCTTCGCGCAGCCGAGCGCGCGGAGCGAGGGCGCGTGCTTCGGCGCCCGCTTCCTCGCGCAGGCCCGCTTCGAGGAGGATGCGCGTGCGCAGCAGCGCTGCTGCGGGCAGCGGCTCGCCGCGCGGCTCCGGACCGAGCGACGGCGCTTCACCGGCGCGCTCCGGCTGCGCGCCGTTCGCGCGCGCCGCGGCCTCTTGTCCGTAATAAGTGAAGCGCCAGTCGCGCGCGAGCGTCGCCAGGCGCGTGTCGCCGCGCGCGTCGCCGACGGCGTGGAGCGCGCGCGCCTCCCAGTAGCGCGCGCGCAGCGCCTCGATCGGGTCCGCCGTGTCGCGCGCGAGCGCGGCGAGCCCGCTGGCGGCGTCGCTCCAGCGCTTCTCCAAGGTCGCTCGCCACGCCAGCCGCCAGCGCGCCTCGATGCGCAGCTCTGCGGTCTTGGCTCTGGCGAGCGCCTGCTCGTAGCGCGTGCGCGCGGTCGCGGCGTCGTCGTCCTCGTAGAGCGTGCCCGCGAGGAACAGCGCGCGCGCGCCCCAGCTGTCCCCCGTTTCGCCGAGCGCCTCGAACGCCCGCTTGGCCGCGGGGATCCGCCCGCTGCGCGCGAGCGCACGTGCGCGCCAGAAGCGGTTCTCGCGCGAATCCGGCAGCGCCGCGAAGGCGCGCTCGGCGGCGGGGTACTGGCGGTCGCGGAACAGCAGCTCCGCGCGCAGCGCGGCCAGGTCCGCGCGCGCCCTCGCCCCGAGCGCATCGCTCGCGAGCGCGGCGTCGCAGGCCGCGAGCGCCTCGGCGTTCCAGAACGCGCGGAACAAGTTGCAACAGCGCGCCGCGTGGTCCGCCGCGGTGATGCGCTGCGGCCCGCCCGCGAGCTTCGTCAGCTCCGCGTGAGCCGCCGCCGCCGCTTTCGTCGCGGCGCGGTCTCGCCAAATCGCGAGCAGCGCTCCCGCCACATCTTCCCCGCCGGCCTGCCGCGCGCGCGCCTCCGCGAGCGCGAGCGCAGCCCGCGCTTCCGCATCGCTCCCGTGTTTCCGTGCGACCGCGAAGGCATTCGCCGCGCGCGTGAAGCTGCCGAGCGCGAGCGCGGCCTCGCCGTCGAGCTGCGCGACGCGCCCGAGCAGCGGCGAGCTCGCGTAGCTGGCGGCGAACGCGCCCGCGCGCTCGCCGACGGCCGCATGACTCGCCTCGCGCGCGAACGAGGCGATCGCCTGATGCGCGGCGTGGTCGGCGACGATCGGGAAGCGCTGCTCGACTCCCGCGAGCGCCTCGCGTCCGCGGGCCGGGTCGCTCGCGAGCAGCGCGAGCGCCTCGCGCAGCGCGGGTCCCGCCGCGCGCGGATCGGCGGGCTCCGCCTGCGCGCGAGCGAACTGCGCGATCGCGACCAGTCCCGCGCAAACGACCGCGCGCCGTAGCGTGCTTCGCATTGGATCCCCCGAGGCGAGCGAGTGTGAAAAACGAGCGTGCGGTGTCAACGCGCGCGCGCGACGCCTAAGGTGCGCCGCCGTGAGAGAAGCCAGTGCATCGCGGCGAGTTCTCGGCCTCGCGCTGTGCGCGCTCGCGTTCGCGTTCGCCGCACGCGCGACCGCGCAGCCGCAAGCGCCGCGCGGTCTCTGGGTGCTGGCCGAAGGCTCGCAGCGCGTGCTCGAGAATCCCGAGCGCGTCGCCACGCTGCTCGCGGACGCGCGCGCGCTCGGCGTCACGGATTTGTTCGTGCAGGTGCATCGCGGCGGGCGCGCCTGGTTCGACTCGCGCTGGGCCGACAGCGCGCCCTTCACGGCCGCGCGCCGTAACAACCGCGGCCGCGATCCGCTCGCCGCGCTGATCGCGAGCGCGCGCGCCGAGGGCCTGCGCGTCCACGCGTGGTTCAACGTGCTGAACCTCGCCTCGAACGCGCAGGCGCCCATCCTCGTCGCGCTCGGGCGCGGCGCCGTGCACGTCGACCAGCACGGCCGCTCGCTGCTCGACTACCCCGAGTACGAGGTGCCGCCGCCCGATCGCACGTACTACCGCCTCGGCACGCCGGGCATTTGGCTCGACCCCGCGGCGCCTGGCGTCGCGGAGCGGCTCGCGGCCACCGTGGGTGAGCTCGTCGCGAAGTACCCGGGCCTCGCGGGCGTGCACCTCGACTACATCCGCTACGCCGACGCGCTGCCGTTCGTGCCGGGCTCGCGCTTCGGGGTCGGGCTCTCGTTCGGTTACGGCGAGGCGTCGCGCGCGCGTTTTCACGCCGAGACCGGCCTCACCGCGCCCTTCCGGGAGAGCCTCGCGAACGCCGACGCGTGGGACGGCTGGCGGCGCGGGCAGCTCGACGCGCTCGTCGCGCGCATCGCCGCGGCATCGCGCGCGGCGCGCCCCGGAGTCGTCCTCTCGGCCGCGGTGATTCCGGACCCAGAGCGCGCGCTCACGGTCGACATGCAGGACTGGCGCGGCTGGCTCGACGCGGGCTCGCTCGACTTCGCAGTGCCGATGCACTACGTGCGCGACCCGAAGCGCTTCGACTACGGCGTCGAGGCGCTCGCGGCTCTCGTGCCGAAGCGCCGCGTCTGGATCGGGCTCGGCTCGTGGCTCTTCGCGAGCAATCCCGCTGGCGCGTCGTTGCAGGTGGCACGCGTCGCGCACGAGCCCGGCGTCGGCAGCGCCCTCTTCTCGTGGGATGCATTGCGCGAGAGCCCGCCGCTGCTCGAGGCGCTGGTGAGCGCCGAGCGCGCGGCGCGCACGCCAGCGCCGTGATCGATCTCGCCGACTACGACTACGAGCTGCCGCCCGAACGAATTGCGCAGGCGCCGCTCGCGGAGCGCGACGCGTCGCGGCTGCTCGTGCTCGACCGCAAGACGGGCGCGCGCGCGCACCGTCACGTGCGCGAGCTGCCGGCGCTGCTCGGGCCGAACGACCTGCTCGTGCTGAATGCGACGCGTGTCCTGCCGGCGCGACTTCGCGGCGAGAAGGCGGGCGGCGGCCGCGCGGAGGCGCTGCTGCTCGGCGCCGCGCAGGAGGCTGGCGCCTTCGAGGCGCTCGTTCGCGCGCGCGGGCGGCTCCGCGTGGGACAGAAGCTGCGCTTCGCGCGCGCCGCGGCGAGTGCGGATGCGGAGATCGCGGAGTTGTCAGGCGACGGCCGCGTCGTGCTGCGCTTCGCTGCAGGCACGGATCCCTACGCGCTCGGCGAGATGCCGCTTCCGCCGTACATCAAGCGCGCGAGCGAGAATGCGGACGACGTCGCGCGCTACCAGACCGTGTTCGCGCGGGCGCCTGGCTCGGTGGCCGCGCCCACCGCGGGGCTCCACTTCAGCGACGCACTGCTCGCAGCGCTGCGCGCGCGCGGCGTGCGCACCGCGGAGGTCGTGCTGCACGTGGGCATCGGCACGTTCCGCCCGCTGCGCGAGGAAGACCTCGCTGCAGGCGAGCTGCACTCCGAGCGCTTCGAGCTCGGCGAAGAGACCGTTCGCGCGATCCGCGAGACGCGCGGCCGCGGCGGGCGCGTGGTGGCGGTCGGCACCACCTCGACGCGCGTGCTCGAGAGCTGCGCGGATGGGCGCGGCGGCGTCATCGCGAGAGCGGGTGAGACGCGCCTGCTGCTCGCGCCGGGTGCGCAGTTCCGCGTCGTGGACGCGCTGCTCACGAATTTCCACCTGCCGCGCTCCTCGCTGCTTCTGCTCGTCGCCGCCTTCGCGGGCCGCGAGCCCGTGCTCGCCGCCTATCGAGAGGCGGTCGCGCTCGGCTATCGCTTCTACTCGTACGGCGACGCGATGCTGCTTTCCTGAAGAGGCCACGGAACAACACCTTGCCGCGATTACGTTTTCAGATCACCGCGCAGGGCGGCGCCGCGCGCCGCGGACTGCTCGTGACGGCCCACGGTGTGGTGGAGACGCCGGCGTTCATGCCCGTCGCCACCTACGGCGCGGTGCGCGGCCTCGACGCGGGCGACCTCGTCGAAGTCGGCGCTCAGATCGCCCTCACCAACACGTTTCATCTGCACGAGCGGCCCGGCGAGGACGTGATCGCGAAGGCCGGCGGCCTGCACGGCTTCACGGGCTGGCGTGGGCCGTGGCTCACCGACAGCGGGGGCTTTCAGGTCACCTCTCTCGCAGATCGCGCCAAGATCGACGAGGAGGGCGTGACGTTCTCGTCGCCGCTCGACGGGCGCCGCAGGCTGCTCACACCCGAGGGCGCGGTGCACATCCAAGAAGCGCTCGG includes:
- the tgt gene encoding tRNA guanosine(34) transglycosylase Tgt, with the protein product MPRLRFQITAQGGAARRGLLVTAHGVVETPAFMPVATYGAVRGLDAGDLVEVGAQIALTNTFHLHERPGEDVIAKAGGLHGFTGWRGPWLTDSGGFQVTSLADRAKIDEEGVTFSSPLDGRRRLLTPEGAVHIQEALGSDIAMVLDECLPIEDGDRTRAERALARSLRWAERGLAARSHADQSLFGIAQGGAHRDLRRSAGRALAALPFEGYAHGGLGLGEAPERRLELVAETQAELPAAPPRYLMGLGKPEDIVNAIALGVDLFDCVVP
- a CDS encoding family 10 glycosylhydrolase; its protein translation is MREASASRRVLGLALCALAFAFAARATAQPQAPRGLWVLAEGSQRVLENPERVATLLADARALGVTDLFVQVHRGGRAWFDSRWADSAPFTAARRNNRGRDPLAALIASARAEGLRVHAWFNVLNLASNAQAPILVALGRGAVHVDQHGRSLLDYPEYEVPPPDRTYYRLGTPGIWLDPAAPGVAERLAATVGELVAKYPGLAGVHLDYIRYADALPFVPGSRFGVGLSFGYGEASRARFHAETGLTAPFRESLANADAWDGWRRGQLDALVARIAAASRAARPGVVLSAAVIPDPERALTVDMQDWRGWLDAGSLDFAVPMHYVRDPKRFDYGVEALAALVPKRRVWIGLGSWLFASNPAGASLQVARVAHEPGVGSALFSWDALRESPPLLEALVSAERAARTPAP
- the queA gene encoding tRNA preQ1(34) S-adenosylmethionine ribosyltransferase-isomerase QueA, whose product is MDLADYDYELPPERIAQAPLAERDASRLLVLDRKTGARAHRHVRELPALLGPNDLLVLNATRVLPARLRGEKAGGGRAEALLLGAAQEAGAFEALVRARGRLRVGQKLRFARAAASADAEIAELSGDGRVVLRFAAGTDPYALGEMPLPPYIKRASENADDVARYQTVFARAPGSVAAPTAGLHFSDALLAALRARGVRTAEVVLHVGIGTFRPLREEDLAAGELHSERFELGEETVRAIRETRGRGGRVVAVGTTSTRVLESCADGRGGVIARAGETRLLLAPGAQFRVVDALLTNFHLPRSSLLLLVAAFAGREPVLAAYREAVALGYRFYSYGDAMLLS
- a CDS encoding lytic transglycosylase domain-containing protein, translating into MRSTLRRAVVCAGLVAIAQFARAQAEPADPRAAGPALREALALLASDPARGREALAGVEQRFPIVADHAAHQAIASFAREASHAAVGERAGAFAASYASSPLLGRVAQLDGEAALALGSFTRAANAFAVARKHGSDAEARAALALAEARARQAGGEDVAGALLAIWRDRAATKAAAAAHAELTKLAGGPQRITAADHAARCCNLFRAFWNAEALAACDAALASDALGARARADLAALRAELLFRDRQYPAAERAFAALPDSRENRFWRARALARSGRIPAAKRAFEALGETGDSWGARALFLAGTLYEDDDAATARTRYEQALARAKTAELRIEARWRLAWRATLEKRWSDAASGLAALARDTADPIEALRARYWEARALHAVGDARGDTRLATLARDWRFTYYGQEAAARANGAQPERAGEAPSLGPEPRGEPLPAAALLRTRILLEAGLREEAGAEARALAPRARLREDRLALASLLQDAGEFGAAQRVVLDAYGLELAAGPPSGEADLWWAAYPRAFPADVERAAAAAGIPPELLFAVMREESGFDPKALSVVGARGLVQIMPDTGRKLAARLGSASFDPDELFVPARNLELAAAYLAELLARFGGNASAAIASYNAGPEAVERWRSQLGHLEQDAWIEAIAYDQTRSYVKRVLRSYRIYQALY